GCAGCGTGTCCCGCCACCCCACCCCGGCCCGACCCAGCACGTAGCAACACCGAGCCATGAAACGCTGTTGCTGTTGCTGTTGCTGTTGATCTCGAAGCAGTCGCGGCCGCAGGCCGCGCGGAACACTCACAGATGCCGCAGTTCCTGCTTCAACGTCGCCACGCAGCGGCGGCTGACTTCCAGCGGCTGCTTGCCATGCCGCAGCACCGCCTGTACCTGCCCGCCCGTACCACGACGCAGCTCCACCAGCTCGTGGCGCGCCACCAGGCAGTTGCGATGGATGCGGATGAAACGACTGGCGAACTCCTCCTCCAGCGATTTCAGCGACTCCTCGATCAGGTCCTCGCCGCGCGCATGGTGCACCACCACGTACTTCTCTTCGGCCTGCAGGTAGTGGATGTCATCCAGCGGAATCAGCCGCAGGCTGCCGCGCAGGCGTGCGCACAGCATGCTGCGGGCCTGCTGCCCGCCGCTGTCCTGCGGCTGGCCATCGCGGCCGGCCAGAAACGTGCGTGCACGTGCGATCGCTGCAGCAAGGCGCTCGGCACGTACCGGCTTCATCAGGTAGTCGATGGCAGCCGCCTCGAACGCCGACAGCGCATGCGCGTCGTAAGCCGTGCAGAACACCACCGCCGGACGCGGCTCGAAGCTGGCCAGATGGCGCGCCGCTTCCAGGCCGTCCAGCCCGGGCATCGCGATATCCAGCAGGACCAGGTCCGGCTGCAGCTCCGCGCATGCATGCAGGGCCTGCTCGCCGTTGCCGGCCTCGGCTACCACATCCACGCCCTCCTGCGCGGCCAACAGGCT
This genomic interval from Stenotrophomonas sp. 57 contains the following:
- a CDS encoding LytTR family DNA-binding domain-containing protein, with the translated sequence MRVVIADDEPLARERLRSLLAAQEGVDVVAEAGNGEQALHACAELQPDLVLLDIAMPGLDGLEAARHLASFEPRPAVVFCTAYDAHALSAFEAAAIDYLMKPVRAERLAAAIARARTFLAGRDGQPQDSGGQQARSMLCARLRGSLRLIPLDDIHYLQAEEKYVVVHHARGEDLIEESLKSLEEEFASRFIRIHRNCLVARHELVELRRGTGGQVQAVLRHGKQPLEVSRRCVATLKQELRHL